A window of the Gossypium hirsutum isolate 1008001.06 chromosome A05, Gossypium_hirsutum_v2.1, whole genome shotgun sequence genome harbors these coding sequences:
- the LOC107904297 gene encoding serine/threonine-protein kinase TIO isoform X1 — protein sequence MGIEEYHVIELVGEGSFGKVYKGRRKYTGQTVAMKFIMKHGKTEKDIHNLRQEIEILRKLKHENIIEMIDSFESQQEFCVVTEFAQGDLFQILEDDKCLPEEQVQAIAKQLVRALHYLHSNRIIHRDMKPQNILIGAGSVVKLCDFGFARAMSTNTVVLRSIKGTPLYMAPELVREQPYNHTVDLWSLGVILYELFVGQPPFYTNSVYALIRHIVKDPVKYPDEMSASFKSFLKGLLNKVPQSRLTWPALLEHPFVKETLDEVEAREVRATTATSRQSDFALRSEENCIQTPNGKENSPAASKPCNVPSPLSDAKKYSPNTVQGNSALHDEFPGFSNPNDVKQTGNLALDRLENNFRTVNGAQIIGQDNEALALIFLPIKKWSEGSRNACSGFYRDQDILHSSQSLRILSNLVAAGALQSGGILDEIMCELLNFTAILVGLKSSDVNELVAKSFSVTKILLAENNGSDAATSYFKHWVVLVEIFSQVVSHTEDASGRVFSESCACITTILVRVSQGLRACSSTQAPKGIASPSVINESLKQILDHAVTSHLVDHLCLCLATSGASLSSGSTNMLLAACEACRAIWSLMDAHEIFFMKENPSLFPLDALWSHSLARLDIRDHARGWLAGTEAAKVVDAVTRAFVRSKSVQFAIVNCLHQRVEPALCAAIHIFQILSRCCLHNGIIPTVLCGLPNSLPVTTIVSGGADGTIVSELFSILSLCSSLNKDAQSDMKCKISNPPALTLHTCLLLATIAQCLKSTGRNSAIFMLTTSPKKQLSRLTILAQHVSSKDTTITSLQPHSASAMLAFASILSLEGGLSVESAISEIAVPLIPPTSTLCDHLKISSDCENDVGPKNTKAVLSYWHGFRDGCVGLLESKLKWGGPLAVQQLIASGIPLLLINFLASNHSVASRQGVDSPNDGVGLSPIGVVWAVSSICYCLSGGVLTFRQTLLNSENMKLICSLISDVHLKLVRSWVGPGGGKDGIRDTINTVIDFLAFPFVAVQNAPGLPAATASVNSGFILNMGSPAERVCKEDKEMVKAIVEDMGKYIKILLEVGVPGIVLRCLDQLESKDLGRTVAFLAKMVGHRPLAVQLVGKGLLDPNRMRRLLDSSPRDATLDTLMIVSDLARMDKGFYEFINGALILDTLRDFLSHEDPNVRAKACNALGNMCRHSAYFYDSLARHHIIGLLIDRCADPDRRTRKFACFAIGNAAYHNDMLYEELRRSIPQLAKLLVSAEEDKTKANAAGALSNLVRNSNKLCEEIISKGAIQALLKLVADCSAVALNPSKKDAVTESPLKIALFSLGKMCAYPNCRQFLRSSELFPVIGRLRQSPESSIVKLAVAIVSKVTDAS from the exons ATGGGAATTGAAGAGTACCATGTGATAGAGCTAGTAGGTGAAGGCTCTTTCGGTAAAGTATACAAAGGAAGGCGAAAATACACTGGCcag ACTGTAGCAATGAAGTTTATAATGAAGCATGGAAAAACTGAGAAGGACATTCATAATTTAAGACAGGAAATTGAG ATTCTGCGAAAGTTGAAGCATGaaaatatcattgaaatgattgATTCATTCGAGAGCCAACAGGAATTCTGTGTTGTTACTGAATTTGCGCAA GGTGATCTATTTCAGATTCTAGAGGATGATAAGTGCCTTCCTGAGGAACAAGTTCAAGCAATTGCAAAGCAATTG GTGAGGGCATTGCACTACTTGCATTCCAACCGGATCATCCATCGTGACATGAAGCCACAAAACATTCTCATTGGTGCTGGCTCTGTTGTTAAG CTTTGTGATTTTGGGTTTGCACGTGCAATGTCCACTAATACTGTTGTTTTACGATCCATAAAAG GCACCCCATTGTACATGGCACCAGAGCTTGTGCGAGAACAGCCCTACAACCACACTGTTGACCTGTGGTCTCTTGGAGTCATATT GTATGAATTATTCGTTGGGCAACCTCCCTTTTATACGAATTCAGTATACGCACTCATCCGGCACATAGTTAAG GATCCAGTCAAATACCCAGACGAAATGAGTGCAAGTTTCAAAAGCTTTCTGAAGGGATTGCTTAACAAG GTACCTCAAAGTCGGTTGACATGGCCCGCACTTCTTGAACATCCATTTGTTAAAGAAACATTGGACGAAGTAGAGGCCAGG GAGGTGCGCGCTACAACTGCGACATCCAGGCAATCTGATTTTGCATTGAGGAGTGAGGAAAACTGTATCCAGACACCAAATG GTAAAGAAAATTCTCCTGCTGCTTCAAAGCCTTGTAATGTTCCAAGCCCTCTGAGTGATGCTAAAAAATATAGTCCTAATACAGTCCAGGGAAATTCTGCACTGCACGACGAGTTTCCTGGATTTTCAAATCCCAATGATGTTAAACAGACAG GTAACTTGGCATTAGACAGATTAGAAAACAACTTTCGTACAGTTAATGGGGCACAAATTATTGGTCAGGATAATGAAGCCTTGGCACTTATTTTCCTTCCAATCAAAAAATGGTCAGAAGGATCACGAAATGCTTGCAG TGGCTTTTACAGGGATCAAGATATTCTCCATTCAAGTCAGTCTTTGAGAATTCTTTCTAATTTAGTTGCAGCTGGTGCTCTCCAGTCTGGCGGAATACTGGATGAAATAATGTGTGAACTTCTTAATTTCACTGCCATTTTAGTTGGTTTGAAATCATCTGATGTTAATGAGTTAGTAGCAAAG AGTTTTTCTGTTACTAAAATCCTGTTGGCAGAAAATAATGGAAGTGATGCTGCCACTTCCTATTTCAAACACTGGGTTGTCTTAGTTGAAATTTTCTCACAG GTTGTAAGCCACACTGAAGATGCCTCTGGGAGAGTTTTCTCTGAGTCTTGTGCGTGCATCACAACTATATTAGTTAGAGTGTCTCAGGGTCTTCGAGCATGTTCTTCGACTCAGGCTCCTAAGGGAATTGCCTCTCCCTCTGTGATTAATGAATCATTGAAACAGATTTTGGACCATGCTGTTACGTCCCATTTAGTGGACCATCTATGTTTATGTTTAGCAACTTCAGGTGCAAGTCTCAGTTCTGGATCCACAAATATGCTGCTTGCTGCTTGTGAAGCATGTAGGGCTATCTGGTCATTGATGGATGCTCATGAAATCTTTTTCATGAAGGAAAATCCCAGTTTGTTTCCCTTGGATGCTTTGTGGAGTCACTCTTTGGCTCGACTTGACATCAGAGATCATGCCCGTGGTTGGCTGGCTGGAACAGAAGCAGCGAAAGTTGTTGATGCAGTAACTAGGGCTTTTGTCAGATCAAAATCTGTGCAGTTTGCTATAGTCAATTGCCTTCATCAACGTGTAGAGCCAGCATTATGTGCTGCTATTCAT ATTTTTCAGATTTTGTCAAGATGTTGCCTACACAATGGCATTATTCCAACTGTTCTTTGCGGCCTTCCCAATTCCCTACCTGTTACTACTATTGTTAGCGGTGGAGCCGATGGTACCATTGTTTCAGAGCTATTCTCTATATTATCTCTATGTTCATCGTTGAACAAAGATGCACAATCAGATATGAAGTGTAAAATAAGCAATCCTCCTGCCTTGACTCTGCATACATGTCTTCTCCTCGCTACAATTGCTCAGTGTTTAAAATCTACTGGAAGAAATTCTGCTATATTTATGCTTACAACCTCTCCAAAGAAGCAGCTCTCTCGACTTACTATACTTGCTCAGCATGTTTCTTCCAAAGATACAACTataacctcattacaacctcatTCTGCATCAGCAATGCTGGCTTTTGCTTCCATTCTATCACTTGAAGGTGGACTGTCTGTTGAGTCTGCCATATCTGAAATTGCAGTGCCCTTGATTCCTCCAACTAGCACACTTTGTGATCACCTTAAAATTTCCTCAGACTGTGAAAATGATGTTGGCCCTAAGAACACCAAAGCTGTTCTCTCATATTGGCATGGTTTTAGGGATGGATGTGTAGGCTTGTTAGAATCCAAACTGAAATGGGGAGGACCATTGGCTGTACAGCAGTTGATTGCAAGTGGTATCCCGTTACTTCTTATTAATTTTTTGGCCAGCAACCATTCAGTCGCTTCACGTCAAGGAGTTGATAGCCCAAATGATGGAGTTGGCCTATCCCCTATAGGAGTTGTATGGGCAGTTTCATCGATATGTTACTGCCTTTCAGGTGGAGTACTAACCTTTCGGCAAACCTTGCTCAACAGTGAGAACATGAAGCTCATCTGTAGTTTGATATCTGATGTTCATCTCAAGCTTGTCAGGTCCTGGGTTGGGCCTGGTGGAGGGAAAGATGGAATCAGAGATACAATAAATACGGTAATTGATTTCTTAGCATTTCCTTTTGTTGCTGTACAAAATGCTCCTGGGTTGCCAGCTGCTACTGCTTCAGTAAATAGTGGGTTCATTCTCAACATGGGTTCACCCGCTGAGAGAGTATGCAAGGAAGACAAGGAGATGGTGAAAGCAATTGTGGAAGATATGgggaaatatattaaaatcctCCTCGAG GTGGGAGTTCCTGGCATAGTTCTTCGTTGTTTGGATCAATTAGAGTCAAAGGATCTGGGAAGAACtgttgcctttcttgccaaaatGGTAGGACATCGACCACTTGCAGTCCAACTTGTAGGGAAAGGGTTGTTGGATCCAAATAGAATGAGAAGGTTGCTTGATTCAAGTCCAAGAGATGCCACACTTGACACTTTGATGATTGTGTCTGATTTAGCTCGTATGGATAAG GGTTTCTATGAATTCATCAATGGGGCTTTGATTTTAGACACTTTACGGGACTTTCTCTCTCATGAAGATCCCAATGTTCGTGCCAAAGCATGCAATGCTCTAGGCAACATGTGTCGGCATAGTGCATACTTCTATGATTCACTG GCAAGACATCACATCATTGGGCTCCTTATTGATCGATGTGCTGATCCAGACAGACGGACAAGGAAATTTGCATGTTTTGCA ATTGGAAATGCTGCCTACCATAATGATATGTTGTACGAAGAATTGAGGAGATCAATACCTCAACTAGCAAAGCTGCTGGTTTCAGCAGAAGAAGACAAGACTAAAGCAAATGCTGCAGGTGCACTGAGTAATCTTGTGCGCAACTCTAACAAGCTCTGCGAAGAAATCATCTCCAAGGGGGCCATACAG GCATTACTAAAATTGGTAGCTGATTGTTCAGCAGTTGCTTTAAATCCAAGCAAAAAGGATGCAGTTACTGAGTCACCATTAAAGATAGCTCTTTTCTCACTGGGAAAGATGTGCGCATATCCAAATTGCCGACAGTTCCTTCGTTCATCGGAGTTGTTCCCGGTGATAGGACGGCTTCGGCAATCCCCGGAATCAAGCATTGTAAAGCTTGCAGTAGCTATTGTGAGCAAAGTTACGGATGCATCATGA
- the LOC107904297 gene encoding serine/threonine-protein kinase TIO isoform X3, with translation MGIEEYHVIELVGEGSFGKVYKGRRKYTGQTVAMKFIMKHGKTEKDIHNLRQEIEILRKLKHENIIEMIDSFESQQEFCVVTEFAQGDLFQILEDDKCLPEEQVQAIAKQLVRALHYLHSNRIIHRDMKPQNILIGAGSVVKLCDFGFARAMSTNTVVLRSIKGTPLYMAPELVREQPYNHTVDLWSLGVILYELFVGQPPFYTNSVYALIRHIVKDPVKYPDEMSASFKSFLKGLLNKVPQSRLTWPALLEHPFVKETLDEVEAREVRATTATSRQSDFALRSEENCIQTPNGKENSPAASKPCNVPSPLSDAKKYSPNTVQGNSALHDEFPGFSNPNDVKQTGNLALDRLENNFRTVNGAQIIGQDNEALALIFLPIKKWSEGSRNACRDQDILHSSQSLRILSNLVAAGALQSGGILDEIMCELLNFTAILVGLKSSDVNELVAKSFSVTKILLAENNGSDAATSYFKHWVVLVEIFSQVVSHTEDASGRVFSESCACITTILVRVSQGLRACSSTQAPKGIASPSVINESLKQILDHAVTSHLVDHLCLCLATSGASLSSGSTNMLLAACEACRAIWSLMDAHEIFFMKENPSLFPLDALWSHSLARLDIRDHARGWLAGTEAAKVVDAVTRAFVRSKSVQFAIVNCLHQRVEPALCAAIHIFQILSRCCLHNGIIPTVLCGLPNSLPVTTIVSGGADGTIVSELFSILSLCSSLNKDAQSDMKCKISNPPALTLHTCLLLATIAQCLKSTGRNSAIFMLTTSPKKQLSRLTILAQHVSSKDTTITSLQPHSASAMLAFASILSLEGGLSVESAISEIAVPLIPPTSTLCDHLKISSDCENDVGPKNTKAVLSYWHGFRDGCVGLLESKLKWGGPLAVQQLIASGIPLLLINFLASNHSVASRQGVDSPNDGVGLSPIGVVWAVSSICYCLSGGVLTFRQTLLNSENMKLICSLISDVHLKLVRSWVGPGGGKDGIRDTINTVIDFLAFPFVAVQNAPGLPAATASVNSGFILNMGSPAERVCKEDKEMVKAIVEDMGKYIKILLEVGVPGIVLRCLDQLESKDLGRTVAFLAKMVGHRPLAVQLVGKGLLDPNRMRRLLDSSPRDATLDTLMIVSDLARMDKGFYEFINGALILDTLRDFLSHEDPNVRAKACNALGNMCRHSAYFYDSLARHHIIGLLIDRCADPDRRTRKFACFAIGNAAYHNDMLYEELRRSIPQLAKLLVSAEEDKTKANAAGALSNLVRNSNKLCEEIISKGAIQALLKLVADCSAVALNPSKKDAVTESPLKIALFSLGKMCAYPNCRQFLRSSELFPVIGRLRQSPESSIVKLAVAIVSKVTDAS, from the exons ATGGGAATTGAAGAGTACCATGTGATAGAGCTAGTAGGTGAAGGCTCTTTCGGTAAAGTATACAAAGGAAGGCGAAAATACACTGGCcag ACTGTAGCAATGAAGTTTATAATGAAGCATGGAAAAACTGAGAAGGACATTCATAATTTAAGACAGGAAATTGAG ATTCTGCGAAAGTTGAAGCATGaaaatatcattgaaatgattgATTCATTCGAGAGCCAACAGGAATTCTGTGTTGTTACTGAATTTGCGCAA GGTGATCTATTTCAGATTCTAGAGGATGATAAGTGCCTTCCTGAGGAACAAGTTCAAGCAATTGCAAAGCAATTG GTGAGGGCATTGCACTACTTGCATTCCAACCGGATCATCCATCGTGACATGAAGCCACAAAACATTCTCATTGGTGCTGGCTCTGTTGTTAAG CTTTGTGATTTTGGGTTTGCACGTGCAATGTCCACTAATACTGTTGTTTTACGATCCATAAAAG GCACCCCATTGTACATGGCACCAGAGCTTGTGCGAGAACAGCCCTACAACCACACTGTTGACCTGTGGTCTCTTGGAGTCATATT GTATGAATTATTCGTTGGGCAACCTCCCTTTTATACGAATTCAGTATACGCACTCATCCGGCACATAGTTAAG GATCCAGTCAAATACCCAGACGAAATGAGTGCAAGTTTCAAAAGCTTTCTGAAGGGATTGCTTAACAAG GTACCTCAAAGTCGGTTGACATGGCCCGCACTTCTTGAACATCCATTTGTTAAAGAAACATTGGACGAAGTAGAGGCCAGG GAGGTGCGCGCTACAACTGCGACATCCAGGCAATCTGATTTTGCATTGAGGAGTGAGGAAAACTGTATCCAGACACCAAATG GTAAAGAAAATTCTCCTGCTGCTTCAAAGCCTTGTAATGTTCCAAGCCCTCTGAGTGATGCTAAAAAATATAGTCCTAATACAGTCCAGGGAAATTCTGCACTGCACGACGAGTTTCCTGGATTTTCAAATCCCAATGATGTTAAACAGACAG GTAACTTGGCATTAGACAGATTAGAAAACAACTTTCGTACAGTTAATGGGGCACAAATTATTGGTCAGGATAATGAAGCCTTGGCACTTATTTTCCTTCCAATCAAAAAATGGTCAGAAGGATCACGAAATGCTTGCAG GGATCAAGATATTCTCCATTCAAGTCAGTCTTTGAGAATTCTTTCTAATTTAGTTGCAGCTGGTGCTCTCCAGTCTGGCGGAATACTGGATGAAATAATGTGTGAACTTCTTAATTTCACTGCCATTTTAGTTGGTTTGAAATCATCTGATGTTAATGAGTTAGTAGCAAAG AGTTTTTCTGTTACTAAAATCCTGTTGGCAGAAAATAATGGAAGTGATGCTGCCACTTCCTATTTCAAACACTGGGTTGTCTTAGTTGAAATTTTCTCACAG GTTGTAAGCCACACTGAAGATGCCTCTGGGAGAGTTTTCTCTGAGTCTTGTGCGTGCATCACAACTATATTAGTTAGAGTGTCTCAGGGTCTTCGAGCATGTTCTTCGACTCAGGCTCCTAAGGGAATTGCCTCTCCCTCTGTGATTAATGAATCATTGAAACAGATTTTGGACCATGCTGTTACGTCCCATTTAGTGGACCATCTATGTTTATGTTTAGCAACTTCAGGTGCAAGTCTCAGTTCTGGATCCACAAATATGCTGCTTGCTGCTTGTGAAGCATGTAGGGCTATCTGGTCATTGATGGATGCTCATGAAATCTTTTTCATGAAGGAAAATCCCAGTTTGTTTCCCTTGGATGCTTTGTGGAGTCACTCTTTGGCTCGACTTGACATCAGAGATCATGCCCGTGGTTGGCTGGCTGGAACAGAAGCAGCGAAAGTTGTTGATGCAGTAACTAGGGCTTTTGTCAGATCAAAATCTGTGCAGTTTGCTATAGTCAATTGCCTTCATCAACGTGTAGAGCCAGCATTATGTGCTGCTATTCAT ATTTTTCAGATTTTGTCAAGATGTTGCCTACACAATGGCATTATTCCAACTGTTCTTTGCGGCCTTCCCAATTCCCTACCTGTTACTACTATTGTTAGCGGTGGAGCCGATGGTACCATTGTTTCAGAGCTATTCTCTATATTATCTCTATGTTCATCGTTGAACAAAGATGCACAATCAGATATGAAGTGTAAAATAAGCAATCCTCCTGCCTTGACTCTGCATACATGTCTTCTCCTCGCTACAATTGCTCAGTGTTTAAAATCTACTGGAAGAAATTCTGCTATATTTATGCTTACAACCTCTCCAAAGAAGCAGCTCTCTCGACTTACTATACTTGCTCAGCATGTTTCTTCCAAAGATACAACTataacctcattacaacctcatTCTGCATCAGCAATGCTGGCTTTTGCTTCCATTCTATCACTTGAAGGTGGACTGTCTGTTGAGTCTGCCATATCTGAAATTGCAGTGCCCTTGATTCCTCCAACTAGCACACTTTGTGATCACCTTAAAATTTCCTCAGACTGTGAAAATGATGTTGGCCCTAAGAACACCAAAGCTGTTCTCTCATATTGGCATGGTTTTAGGGATGGATGTGTAGGCTTGTTAGAATCCAAACTGAAATGGGGAGGACCATTGGCTGTACAGCAGTTGATTGCAAGTGGTATCCCGTTACTTCTTATTAATTTTTTGGCCAGCAACCATTCAGTCGCTTCACGTCAAGGAGTTGATAGCCCAAATGATGGAGTTGGCCTATCCCCTATAGGAGTTGTATGGGCAGTTTCATCGATATGTTACTGCCTTTCAGGTGGAGTACTAACCTTTCGGCAAACCTTGCTCAACAGTGAGAACATGAAGCTCATCTGTAGTTTGATATCTGATGTTCATCTCAAGCTTGTCAGGTCCTGGGTTGGGCCTGGTGGAGGGAAAGATGGAATCAGAGATACAATAAATACGGTAATTGATTTCTTAGCATTTCCTTTTGTTGCTGTACAAAATGCTCCTGGGTTGCCAGCTGCTACTGCTTCAGTAAATAGTGGGTTCATTCTCAACATGGGTTCACCCGCTGAGAGAGTATGCAAGGAAGACAAGGAGATGGTGAAAGCAATTGTGGAAGATATGgggaaatatattaaaatcctCCTCGAG GTGGGAGTTCCTGGCATAGTTCTTCGTTGTTTGGATCAATTAGAGTCAAAGGATCTGGGAAGAACtgttgcctttcttgccaaaatGGTAGGACATCGACCACTTGCAGTCCAACTTGTAGGGAAAGGGTTGTTGGATCCAAATAGAATGAGAAGGTTGCTTGATTCAAGTCCAAGAGATGCCACACTTGACACTTTGATGATTGTGTCTGATTTAGCTCGTATGGATAAG GGTTTCTATGAATTCATCAATGGGGCTTTGATTTTAGACACTTTACGGGACTTTCTCTCTCATGAAGATCCCAATGTTCGTGCCAAAGCATGCAATGCTCTAGGCAACATGTGTCGGCATAGTGCATACTTCTATGATTCACTG GCAAGACATCACATCATTGGGCTCCTTATTGATCGATGTGCTGATCCAGACAGACGGACAAGGAAATTTGCATGTTTTGCA ATTGGAAATGCTGCCTACCATAATGATATGTTGTACGAAGAATTGAGGAGATCAATACCTCAACTAGCAAAGCTGCTGGTTTCAGCAGAAGAAGACAAGACTAAAGCAAATGCTGCAGGTGCACTGAGTAATCTTGTGCGCAACTCTAACAAGCTCTGCGAAGAAATCATCTCCAAGGGGGCCATACAG GCATTACTAAAATTGGTAGCTGATTGTTCAGCAGTTGCTTTAAATCCAAGCAAAAAGGATGCAGTTACTGAGTCACCATTAAAGATAGCTCTTTTCTCACTGGGAAAGATGTGCGCATATCCAAATTGCCGACAGTTCCTTCGTTCATCGGAGTTGTTCCCGGTGATAGGACGGCTTCGGCAATCCCCGGAATCAAGCATTGTAAAGCTTGCAGTAGCTATTGTGAGCAAAGTTACGGATGCATCATGA